One part of the Coffea eugenioides isolate CCC68of chromosome 10, Ceug_1.0, whole genome shotgun sequence genome encodes these proteins:
- the LOC113749199 gene encoding uncharacterized protein LOC113749199 has protein sequence MDSQEQVFDNVKFEKAKMMARYNRFRRTMKLFQFLEVLVALLLISWSSTRLPGALKISGRILFEVANYLFNPHVVFLIGNVIIVALCFLCRGTGAGSENSCDDDLYDEYARHSQAHAQQQKVAGSGGVKIPPPEIPATPETRDVIAGAGGGDGGEAEEKQIILWTEEKAEQCDAVTTAIETAAKRIEKFQRMQSEKLKREIAVEPQGELRRSETVQVGRGRTERPKATSFDTVDNMSDEDFNRMIDGIIKQRQKFLMEQKLAENGERRKTLGKVTDVQV, from the coding sequence ATGGATTCTCAAGAGCAAGTGTTCGACAACGTGAAATTTGAGAAGGCGAAGATGATGGCCAGGTATAACCGTTTCCGGAGGACTATGAAACTTTTTCAGTTTCTGGAAGTTTTGGTGGCGCTCCTGTTGATTTCCTGGTCCTCCACCCGTCTTCCCGGAGCGCTGAAAATCTCCGGGAGGATTTTGTTCGAAGTTGCAAACTATCTGTTTAATCCGCATGTCGTTTTTCTCATCGGCAACGTCATCATCGTCGCGCTCTGTTTCCTCTGTCGAGGAACCGGCGCCGGTAGCGAGAACTCCTGCGACGATGATCTCTACGACGAATATGCCCGTCACAGCCAGGCTCATGCTCAACAGCAAAAAGTTGCAGGCTCGGGAGGCGTTAAAATTCCTCCGCCAGAAATTCCTGCTACGCCGGAGACTAGGGACGTGATTGCAGGCGCAGGAGGCGGCGATGGAGGTGAAGCGGAGGAGAAGCAGATCATATTGTGGACGGAGGAGAAGGCGGAGCAATGCGACGCTGTGACGACTGCGATAGAGACGGCTGCAAAACGGATTGAGAAGTTTCAGAGGATGCAGTCGGAGAAGCTGAAGAGAGAGATCGCGGTGGAGCCGCAGGGAGAGCTCCGACGATCGGAGACGGTTCAGGTCGGTCGAGGAAGGACCGAAAGGCCAAAGGCGACGTCATTTGACACGGTGGACAATATGAGCGACGAAGATTTCAATCGGATGATTGACGGTATTATTAAGCAGCGGCAGAAGTTTCTTATGGAACAGAAATTAGCTGAAAACGGAGAGCGAAGAAAGACGTTAGGAAAAGTTACAGATGTGCAAGTGTGA